Proteins from a genomic interval of Criblamydia sequanensis CRIB-18:
- a CDS encoding V-type ATP synthase subunit D: protein MADIKLTKNSLRAEEKRLDLLKKYLPTLQLKKALLQMEVQEAKLELQTLKSEFEKLYKDVQSFSALFTDIESIDLQEAAKIQAVEKGYDNIAGVEVPVFKNIEFAPFEYSLFEAPVWVDPAIARMRKVSEQKARLEIAEEKKQALEKELREVSIRVNLFEKVLIPEAFANIKKIKVFLGDQDLAAVARAKKAKNKIEQRKLLSKLKSVH from the coding sequence TTGGCAGATATAAAACTTACAAAAAATTCTTTAAGAGCCGAAGAAAAACGCTTAGATCTTTTGAAAAAGTACTTGCCGACCCTGCAATTAAAAAAAGCTTTACTGCAAATGGAAGTGCAAGAAGCAAAATTAGAGCTTCAAACTTTAAAGTCCGAGTTTGAAAAGCTTTACAAAGATGTCCAATCGTTTTCGGCGCTTTTTACCGATATTGAATCTATCGATCTTCAAGAAGCTGCCAAAATTCAAGCGGTAGAAAAAGGCTATGATAATATTGCAGGAGTGGAAGTTCCCGTTTTTAAAAATATTGAATTTGCTCCCTTCGAGTATAGCTTGTTTGAAGCCCCTGTTTGGGTAGATCCGGCTATTGCTAGAATGAGAAAAGTATCTGAGCAAAAAGCAAGGCTTGAAATAGCTGAAGAAAAAAAGCAAGCGCTTGAAAAAGAGCTTCGGGAAGTTTCAATAAGGGTCAATCTTTTTGAAAAAGTCCTTATCCCGGAAGCTTTTGCCAACATTAAAAAGATAAAAGTATTTTTAGGCGATCAAGACCTTGCGGCTGTAGCCAGAGCTAAAAAAGCCAAAAATAAAATTGAACAAAGAAAACTCCTCTCTAAGTTAAAAAGCGTGCATTAA
- the aceA gene encoding isocitrate lyase: MHAFINKDAEEMEKKWLKDPRWKGIKRTYKAMDVVRLRGSRQIDHTLARLGAEKLYRLLKDETFIRSLGAETGSQAVQQVQAGLKAIYVSGWQVAGDMNESLETYPDQSLYPVLSVPKLIRRIYKALKRQDEIEFANGKLKRDWYVPIVADAEAGFGGPINTYELIKAMIEEGAAAVHLEDQLSSLKKCGHMGGKVLVPVSEFITKLITARFASDIMGVPIIIIARTDSFTANMVRSDSDAIDAKYLTGKRSPEGYYYYEPSMEQTVERGISFAPYSDMIWCETSMPDLGEAREFAAGIHEKFPGKWLAYNCSPSFNWKMHLDEKKMRTFQEKLAEMGYKFQFVTLAGFHAINASMFELANAYQKEGMRAYSRLQEKEFELEKLGYSAIKHQQFVGTGYFDEIMTAIHGDNISTKALKNSTEEHQFHAKKEKKKTKK, from the coding sequence ATGCACGCCTTCATAAATAAAGACGCTGAAGAAATGGAAAAAAAGTGGCTCAAGGATCCAAGGTGGAAAGGCATCAAAAGAACCTATAAAGCAATGGATGTTGTAAGGCTTCGCGGCTCCCGTCAAATTGACCATACTCTTGCAAGGCTTGGCGCTGAAAAATTATATCGATTACTCAAAGATGAAACTTTCATTCGCTCACTTGGAGCAGAAACCGGTAGCCAAGCGGTTCAGCAAGTTCAGGCAGGCTTAAAAGCCATTTATGTGTCAGGCTGGCAAGTTGCGGGCGATATGAACGAAAGCTTGGAAACTTACCCTGACCAGTCGCTTTACCCTGTCTTAAGTGTTCCAAAATTGATTAGAAGAATTTATAAAGCCCTTAAAAGACAAGATGAAATAGAATTTGCGAATGGAAAATTAAAAAGGGATTGGTATGTACCCATTGTGGCTGATGCGGAAGCAGGTTTTGGAGGGCCGATCAACACCTATGAGCTTATAAAAGCTATGATCGAGGAAGGAGCTGCCGCAGTTCACCTTGAAGATCAATTATCCTCTTTGAAAAAATGCGGTCATATGGGCGGGAAAGTACTTGTACCGGTAAGCGAATTTATCACCAAATTGATCACAGCAAGATTTGCAAGCGACATCATGGGAGTTCCTATTATTATTATCGCTAGAACCGATTCTTTTACAGCCAATATGGTGAGATCCGATTCCGACGCGATAGATGCCAAATACTTAACCGGAAAACGATCCCCCGAAGGCTATTACTACTATGAGCCTTCTATGGAACAAACCGTTGAAAGGGGCATTAGTTTCGCTCCTTATAGCGACATGATTTGGTGTGAAACTTCAATGCCGGATCTTGGTGAAGCGCGGGAATTTGCGGCCGGGATTCATGAGAAATTTCCTGGCAAATGGCTTGCTTACAACTGCTCTCCGTCCTTTAATTGGAAAATGCATTTAGATGAGAAAAAAATGAGAACCTTTCAGGAAAAACTAGCTGAAATGGGATACAAATTCCAATTTGTGACACTCGCAGGTTTCCATGCGATCAACGCCAGTATGTTTGAGCTTGCCAATGCCTATCAGAAAGAGGGTATGAGGGCGTATTCACGCCTTCAAGAAAAAGAATTTGAACTTGAAAAATTGGGGTATTCCGCCATCAAGCATCAGCAATTTGTTGGAACCGGTTATTTTGATGAAATTATGACAGCGATCCATGGGGATAACATCAGCACAAAAGCGCTTAAGAATTCAACTGAAGAGCATCAGTTTCACGCTAAAAAAGAAAAGAAGAAAACAAAAAAATAA
- a CDS encoding 3-deoxy-7-phosphoheptulonate synthase produces MTIDKTYFSEEDYLPSPQSIKEEIPLSAECKESINAHRKEIEAILSGKSNSLLLIVGPCSIHDESSVLEFAKRLKKLKNEVSDVFKIAMRVYFEKPRSLLGWKGLLYDPGLDGSHDIATGLRKTRSLLKKIAELDIPIAAEFLNGVTASYLSDFVSWGCIGARTSESQVHRELASSLPMPIAFKNSTDGNMQIAVNGAQVARAPHTFISISETGRVVRKKSSGNPFSHIVLRGSTTLGANYFPESVEKALNLLKEADLNESLLIDCSHGNSSKQHLGQITVFQSALSQVKQGRIEIKGLILESHLHEGRQDLPDSLNELKYGVSLTDPCLDYESAETLINQGYRFLKGDKPEFTSWNDCETSYQEPNLIYN; encoded by the coding sequence ATGACAATAGATAAGACTTATTTTTCAGAAGAGGATTATCTTCCTTCTCCTCAATCCATTAAAGAAGAAATCCCTCTCTCGGCTGAATGCAAAGAATCTATCAATGCCCATAGAAAAGAGATTGAAGCTATTTTAAGTGGAAAAAGCAATTCTCTTTTACTCATTGTAGGTCCCTGTTCTATTCATGATGAATCCTCAGTCCTTGAGTTTGCAAAACGTCTAAAAAAATTAAAAAATGAAGTTTCTGACGTCTTTAAAATTGCAATGCGTGTCTATTTTGAAAAACCAAGGTCGCTTTTAGGTTGGAAAGGTCTTCTTTATGACCCCGGACTTGATGGCTCTCATGACATTGCAACAGGTCTTCGAAAAACAAGATCCCTTTTAAAAAAAATTGCAGAATTGGATATCCCGATTGCAGCCGAGTTTTTAAATGGGGTGACAGCTTCCTATTTAAGCGATTTTGTCTCCTGGGGATGCATAGGAGCCAGGACTTCCGAATCTCAGGTTCATCGGGAACTTGCATCTTCTTTGCCCATGCCGATAGCTTTTAAAAATAGCACAGATGGCAATATGCAAATTGCGGTTAATGGAGCTCAAGTAGCAAGGGCGCCGCATACCTTTATCTCTATTTCAGAAACAGGCCGGGTCGTTCGTAAAAAATCCTCGGGAAATCCTTTTTCCCATATTGTTTTAAGAGGAAGCACGACTCTTGGCGCGAATTATTTCCCGGAATCGGTTGAAAAAGCCTTAAATCTATTAAAAGAGGCTGACTTAAATGAAAGCCTCCTTATCGATTGCTCTCATGGGAATTCGAGCAAACAACATCTCGGTCAAATCACAGTTTTCCAGTCTGCTTTAAGCCAAGTGAAGCAAGGCAGAATAGAAATTAAAGGACTTATCCTTGAAAGTCATCTTCATGAGGGGCGTCAAGATTTGCCCGATTCTTTAAATGAGTTGAAATATGGCGTTTCTTTAACGGACCCTTGTTTGGATTATGAATCTGCTGAAACGCTTATCAACCAAGGCTATCGCTTTCTTAAAGGAGATAAGCCTGAATTTACTTCATGGAACGATTGTGAAACCTCATATCAAGAGCCAAATCTCATATATAATTAA
- a CDS encoding ATP synthase subunit C, with amino-acid sequence MNFDMAGPALALGLAAIGSSIGCGIAGMASHAVMSRVEEGHGKFIGMAAAPSSQVIYGFILMLLMSRAIQDGTLSPLSAIAIGLGSGAAIMVSAIYQGMACATGIQASAKQPAVFGKCFAAIGIIESFALFALVFALLII; translated from the coding sequence ATGAATTTTGATATGGCAGGGCCTGCATTGGCCTTAGGACTTGCTGCCATCGGAAGCAGCATCGGTTGCGGTATTGCCGGCATGGCTTCTCATGCTGTCATGAGCCGAGTTGAGGAAGGACATGGTAAGTTTATCGGTATGGCTGCAGCCCCATCTTCTCAGGTTATCTATGGATTTATCCTTATGCTTTTAATGAGCCGGGCAATTCAAGATGGAACTCTTTCGCCTTTATCTGCCATTGCCATTGGCTTAGGTTCGGGAGCTGCTATCATGGTATCAGCTATTTATCAAGGAATGGCTTGTGCCACCGGCATCCAAGCCTCTGCAAAACAACCTGCCGTATTTGGAAAATGCTTTGCAGCGATTGGTATTATTGAATCTTTTGCGCTTTTTGCGCTTGTGTTCGCGCTTCTTATCATCTAA
- a CDS encoding V-type ATP synthase subunit A, producing the protein MTQVSEEKKSSHAKGTVVKAFGNLLQVEFEGSVRQGEVAMVELNGLGLKAEVIEIAGKEVKIQVFEDTREVQLGTKVSFTGHLLEAELGPGLLTSVFDGLQNPLEDVADRAGLFLPRGIYLNALNRSKHWDFEPKVEVGATVRRGDFLGVTMEERFHHYIMVPFSFYGQYKVEWVTPAGSYTVDKVIAKIRGQDGKLHEITMVQKWPIKNALQQGEKVKTQKMMETGLRILDTQFPVMKGGTFCTPGPFGAGKTVLQHHLSKYSTVDIVVVCACGERAGEVVEILKEFPHLTDPHTGESLMRRTVIICNTSSMPVAARESSIYLGMTIAEYYRQMGLDVLLLADSTSRWAQALREMSGRLEEIPGEEAFPAYLASRIAEFYERSGVLELKQTPKNGSVTVGGAVSPAGGNFEEPVTQSTLAVVGAFLGLSRERSDSRRYPAIDPLISWSSYIEDVSEELSSQMEGWDKAVKRALYFLKKGDEIGKRMAVVGEEGTALEDLVTYLKGELYDFCYLQQNAFDKIDAYCPMERQVPLFGLIQRIFEKPFFFKTHDEAREYFLLLQTKIKNLNYLPFKSAEYYSHMEEIETLLNKND; encoded by the coding sequence ATGACTCAAGTAAGCGAAGAAAAAAAATCAAGCCATGCCAAAGGAACTGTCGTTAAAGCTTTCGGTAACCTTCTGCAAGTTGAATTTGAAGGTTCTGTTCGCCAAGGTGAAGTTGCCATGGTCGAGTTAAATGGACTTGGCTTAAAAGCGGAAGTGATTGAAATTGCCGGTAAAGAAGTGAAAATCCAAGTTTTTGAAGATACTAGAGAGGTTCAGCTTGGAACGAAAGTGAGTTTTACCGGGCACTTGCTGGAAGCAGAACTTGGGCCTGGTCTTTTAACCTCAGTTTTTGACGGCTTGCAAAACCCTCTTGAAGATGTAGCTGATAGAGCCGGTCTTTTTCTTCCAAGGGGGATTTATCTCAATGCCTTAAATCGAAGTAAGCATTGGGACTTTGAACCGAAGGTGGAAGTTGGCGCCACGGTGAGGAGAGGCGATTTTCTTGGCGTGACAATGGAAGAGCGCTTTCACCATTATATCATGGTTCCTTTTTCTTTTTATGGGCAATATAAAGTAGAGTGGGTTACTCCCGCAGGTTCTTATACAGTTGACAAAGTAATTGCTAAAATCAGAGGCCAAGACGGAAAGCTCCATGAGATCACAATGGTCCAGAAATGGCCCATTAAAAATGCTTTGCAACAAGGCGAGAAAGTAAAAACCCAAAAGATGATGGAAACGGGTCTTCGTATTTTGGATACGCAGTTTCCTGTGATGAAAGGCGGAACTTTCTGCACTCCAGGGCCTTTTGGAGCCGGTAAAACGGTTCTTCAACACCACCTTTCAAAGTACTCGACCGTGGATATTGTAGTTGTTTGCGCCTGCGGTGAAAGAGCGGGCGAGGTCGTTGAGATATTAAAGGAGTTTCCGCATTTAACAGATCCCCATACAGGCGAGTCTTTAATGCGAAGAACTGTAATCATTTGCAACACTTCTTCCATGCCTGTTGCAGCGCGAGAATCTTCAATTTATCTTGGAATGACGATTGCTGAATACTATCGCCAAATGGGTCTTGATGTACTACTCTTAGCGGATTCAACCTCACGTTGGGCGCAAGCGCTTCGTGAAATGTCAGGTCGCCTTGAAGAAATCCCGGGGGAAGAAGCGTTTCCCGCGTACTTAGCCTCAAGAATTGCTGAATTCTATGAAAGATCCGGGGTTCTTGAACTTAAGCAAACCCCGAAAAATGGGTCTGTGACAGTAGGCGGCGCGGTGTCGCCTGCCGGAGGAAACTTTGAAGAGCCGGTCACACAGTCTACCTTAGCTGTCGTTGGCGCTTTTCTTGGATTATCAAGAGAAAGATCCGATTCCAGAAGATATCCTGCTATCGACCCTTTGATTTCCTGGTCTTCTTATATTGAAGATGTTTCAGAAGAGTTATCCTCTCAAATGGAAGGATGGGATAAGGCTGTGAAAAGAGCCCTTTACTTCCTGAAAAAAGGGGACGAAATCGGAAAGCGAATGGCGGTCGTCGGTGAAGAGGGAACAGCTCTTGAAGATCTTGTCACCTATCTTAAAGGGGAACTCTACGACTTTTGCTACTTGCAGCAAAATGCCTTTGATAAAATTGATGCTTACTGCCCAATGGAGAGACAGGTGCCTCTTTTTGGCTTGATACAGCGAATTTTTGAAAAGCCATTCTTCTTTAAAACTCATGATGAAGCAAGAGAGTACTTCCTTCTACTTCAGACAAAAATTAAAAACCTAAACTATCTTCCTTTCAAATCAGCTGAATACTACTCTCATATGGAAGAAATTGAAACTTTATTAAATAAGAATGACTAA
- a CDS encoding ATP synthase subunit I translates to MRIDVKKFLFIGPIDLKKTFFEKAQDLGIIDFIDASKKRGKDFPENIQRILQAIKVLRGLPVAEQEELTDDSKADSIVSAILNLKHEKEKKEEEFRTLRLEIARVAPFGKFSLKDIEFIEKKGRRHIQFFSSKKIGREDLPEDVIYIGTDMGLNYFISISKEKRTFDNMIEMKIDRPVDELLERKHEVEKELVSLEEKLKSYSKYNTLLHHDLTYKLNSFHLKSAESISQDELNGLLFAVTGWVPKNKVKELQSIADKLNIHYEEVAIEANDVIPTYLENRGLNKIGEDLVHIYDTPSPIDRDPSAWVLLFFAMFFAFIVGDGGYGLILLCASLYVQYRYKPTRDLPKRLMKLSFILAGACIVWGLMTTSFFGIPISLESPIRKVSLITKLTEKKIAFQWETKDETYQEWVKTHPQTANLKDPRKIIEATKSEDLRGVISHPLFDKTANGILAELALLIGIIHIILSMTRYIDRNWAWFGWILAIIGGYLYFPEYLKTPSMLNYLAGFDRGSLATNGLILLGSGTAIAVFLSLIQNKLMGMLEIMTLVQIFADILSYLRLYALGLAGGIVSSTVNELAGSVFFIAGIFIILLGHVINIALAIMGGVIHGLRLNFLEWYHYSFYGGGKPFRPLENIKVE, encoded by the coding sequence ATGCGAATAGATGTTAAAAAGTTTTTATTTATAGGTCCAATCGATCTCAAGAAAACCTTTTTTGAAAAGGCTCAAGACCTTGGCATTATCGATTTTATTGATGCGTCAAAGAAAAGAGGGAAGGACTTTCCCGAAAACATACAGCGCATCCTTCAAGCCATTAAGGTTTTACGCGGGCTTCCTGTTGCCGAGCAAGAAGAGCTTACGGACGATTCAAAAGCTGACTCTATTGTCTCTGCTATCCTTAACCTTAAGCATGAAAAAGAAAAAAAAGAAGAAGAGTTTAGAACCCTTCGTTTGGAAATTGCGCGTGTAGCCCCTTTTGGAAAGTTTTCCCTTAAAGATATTGAGTTTATAGAAAAAAAAGGGCGCCGCCACATCCAATTCTTTTCCTCAAAAAAAATAGGTCGGGAGGATCTGCCGGAAGACGTCATTTATATCGGCACAGATATGGGACTTAATTATTTTATCTCTATCTCAAAGGAAAAAAGAACCTTTGATAATATGATCGAGATGAAAATCGATAGGCCTGTGGATGAGCTTTTAGAAAGAAAACATGAAGTTGAAAAAGAATTAGTTTCTCTTGAGGAAAAATTAAAAAGTTATTCTAAATATAACACCCTTCTTCATCATGATTTAACCTATAAATTAAATTCGTTCCACCTTAAGTCTGCCGAATCAATTTCTCAAGATGAGTTAAATGGCCTCCTTTTCGCGGTCACGGGATGGGTTCCTAAAAATAAAGTAAAAGAACTTCAATCCATCGCCGATAAGCTAAATATTCATTATGAAGAAGTCGCCATTGAAGCAAATGACGTTATACCGACTTATTTAGAGAATCGAGGCTTAAATAAAATTGGAGAGGATTTAGTTCATATTTATGATACTCCCTCTCCTATCGATCGAGACCCTTCTGCTTGGGTTTTACTTTTCTTTGCCATGTTTTTTGCTTTTATTGTCGGAGATGGCGGCTATGGACTTATACTTTTGTGCGCAAGCCTCTACGTTCAATATCGCTATAAACCGACAAGGGATTTGCCAAAACGCCTTATGAAATTGAGTTTCATCCTTGCCGGAGCCTGCATTGTCTGGGGACTTATGACAACCTCTTTCTTTGGAATACCCATTTCGCTTGAGAGCCCGATTAGAAAAGTTTCCTTAATCACAAAGCTCACAGAAAAGAAAATAGCTTTTCAATGGGAAACGAAAGATGAAACGTATCAAGAATGGGTAAAAACCCATCCTCAAACGGCTAACTTGAAAGACCCGAGAAAGATTATTGAAGCCACTAAAAGTGAAGATTTAAGAGGGGTTATCTCCCATCCGCTATTTGACAAAACAGCCAATGGCATTTTGGCGGAATTGGCTCTTTTAATCGGTATTATCCACATTATTTTGTCGATGACCCGCTATATTGATAGAAATTGGGCCTGGTTTGGTTGGATTTTAGCAATTATCGGCGGGTATCTTTATTTCCCTGAATATTTGAAGACGCCCTCTATGCTTAATTACCTTGCCGGTTTTGATCGGGGCAGCTTAGCTACAAATGGTCTTATTTTGCTTGGTAGCGGCACGGCTATTGCCGTCTTTTTAAGCTTAATTCAAAATAAGTTGATGGGAATGCTTGAGATAATGACCCTCGTACAAATTTTTGCTGATATTCTTTCTTATCTTCGTCTTTATGCCCTTGGGCTTGCCGGAGGAATAGTCAGCTCTACAGTCAATGAACTTGCCGGATCGGTATTTTTTATAGCCGGAATTTTCATTATTTTGCTCGGGCATGTGATCAACATTGCTTTGGCTATAATGGGCGGGGTTATTCACGGGCTTCGTCTTAATTTCTTGGAATGGTACCACTATTCCTTTTACGGAGGCGGAAAACCGTTCCGTCCATTAGAAAATATAAAAGTTGAATAA
- a CDS encoding DUF2764 family protein, whose protein sequence is MTQYFFLGSLLPPLEFGTIPEMSYKELVVYLETNLSKEDQKKLQVLRRLIDLYYLRSFWKEEKIGEKGNFNENELEEALLTRTGFPDYVYNFLEKYENTDERLKHFSELLAVFFDEEISKNDGFLRKFLQLERESRLVMMAFRAKRYNRDLINELQFEDPNDEIVAEIISQKDAPSFEPPDKYIELKSIFEEYGEDPIKLEQHFLKWKFEKIQEMQGVELFSIDSLLGYVARLFFVEKWNELNQEQGLKILDSLLKEAK, encoded by the coding sequence ATGACCCAGTATTTTTTCTTAGGATCTCTTTTACCTCCTCTCGAATTCGGGACAATCCCGGAAATGAGCTATAAGGAGCTAGTCGTTTATCTTGAAACAAACCTTTCAAAAGAAGATCAAAAGAAACTGCAAGTCCTTCGTCGGCTAATTGATCTTTATTACCTTCGCTCTTTTTGGAAGGAAGAAAAAATCGGGGAAAAAGGAAACTTCAATGAAAATGAACTTGAAGAAGCTCTTTTGACAAGAACCGGGTTTCCTGACTATGTCTATAATTTTTTGGAAAAGTATGAAAATACCGACGAGAGGTTGAAACACTTCTCCGAGCTATTAGCTGTTTTTTTCGACGAAGAAATTTCAAAAAATGACGGATTTTTAAGGAAGTTTTTACAGCTCGAAAGAGAGTCTCGCCTTGTGATGATGGCTTTTCGAGCCAAACGCTATAATAGAGATTTGATTAATGAACTTCAATTTGAAGACCCGAATGATGAAATCGTAGCTGAGATTATTTCCCAAAAAGATGCTCCATCTTTTGAGCCGCCCGACAAGTACATTGAATTAAAATCTATTTTTGAAGAGTACGGTGAAGACCCTATCAAATTAGAGCAGCACTTTCTTAAATGGAAATTTGAAAAAATCCAAGAGATGCAAGGGGTGGAACTTTTCTCTATAGATAGCCTATTAGGTTATGTAGCCCGTCTTTTCTTTGTTGAAAAGTGGAATGAATTAAATCAAGAACAAGGTCTGAAAATTTTGGACAGCCTATTGAAGGAAGCAAAATGA
- a CDS encoding V-type ATP synthase subunit B: MKTVYDRIHDMRGNLIKVRAKDVGLGELARIDLSDGRNIYASVLRIDGDEVTLQVFQNTRGISTGDKVTFLSRQMQGTYGKSLLGRRLKGTGEPIDGGPSIVGEKIDIGQPSFNPTRRIVPKEMVRTNIPMIDVFNCLVKSQKIPIFSIPGEPYNNLLMRIANQTDADVVIIGGMGLTFADYQAFIDNAEQAGSLNKTVMFVHRAVDPAVECILVPDLALAAAEKFAIDDKNVLVLLTDMTAFADSIKEIAITMDQVPSNRGYPGSLYSDLASRYEKAVSIDGSGSITIITVTTMPGNDVTHPIPDNTGYITEGQFYLHGGRIDPFGSLSRLKQNVIGKTTREDHGDLANAMIRLYAESKKARERQSMGFKLSKWDEKLLAYSYLFENRMMNLEVNYTLEEALDLGWETLAECFDPKEVGIKEKLVEKYWPKEKALNS, encoded by the coding sequence ATGAAAACAGTTTATGATAGAATTCACGATATGAGGGGAAACCTCATAAAAGTCAGGGCAAAAGATGTGGGGCTCGGCGAACTTGCAAGAATTGACTTAAGCGATGGGAGAAACATTTATGCTTCTGTCTTAAGAATTGACGGAGATGAAGTGACTTTGCAAGTTTTTCAAAACACAAGAGGGATTTCAACCGGGGACAAAGTCACTTTTCTTTCAAGGCAAATGCAAGGGACTTATGGAAAAAGTTTGCTTGGAAGAAGGCTTAAAGGAACAGGAGAGCCAATTGATGGCGGCCCGAGCATTGTTGGTGAAAAAATTGATATAGGTCAGCCCTCTTTTAATCCTACAAGACGTATTGTTCCAAAAGAGATGGTTCGGACAAACATTCCGATGATCGATGTTTTTAACTGTCTTGTGAAATCCCAGAAAATCCCTATTTTCTCAATTCCCGGGGAGCCCTACAATAATTTGCTCATGAGGATAGCTAACCAAACAGATGCGGATGTTGTTATTATTGGGGGAATGGGTCTAACTTTTGCAGACTATCAAGCCTTTATTGATAATGCCGAGCAGGCAGGGTCTTTAAATAAGACGGTGATGTTTGTTCATCGCGCTGTTGACCCGGCGGTAGAATGTATTCTTGTGCCGGACTTAGCTCTTGCAGCCGCAGAAAAATTTGCCATAGATGATAAGAATGTCCTAGTCCTTTTAACTGACATGACAGCTTTTGCAGATTCCATTAAAGAAATTGCCATTACAATGGATCAAGTCCCTTCTAATCGCGGCTATCCGGGCTCTTTATATTCCGATTTGGCGTCTCGTTATGAGAAAGCCGTCTCAATTGATGGAAGCGGCTCTATTACGATTATCACAGTGACTACAATGCCCGGAAATGATGTGACTCACCCGATTCCGGATAATACCGGCTACATCACGGAAGGCCAATTTTATTTGCATGGCGGAAGGATTGACCCTTTCGGCTCCCTTTCCCGATTAAAGCAAAACGTGATCGGAAAGACGACCCGGGAAGATCATGGAGACCTTGCAAATGCCATGATCCGTCTATATGCGGAATCCAAAAAGGCAAGAGAGCGTCAAAGCATGGGCTTTAAGCTTTCAAAATGGGATGAGAAGCTTCTTGCTTATTCCTATCTTTTTGAAAATAGGATGATGAATCTTGAAGTGAACTATACTCTTGAAGAAGCGCTTGATTTAGGTTGGGAGACACTAGCCGAGTGTTTTGATCCAAAAGAGGTCGGAATAAAAGAAAAGCTTGTTGAAAAATATTGGCCTAAAGAAAAAGCCTTAAACTCATAG